In Saccharothrix syringae, the following are encoded in one genomic region:
- a CDS encoding class I SAM-dependent methyltransferase encodes MPPAPAAIADLGCDTGSLTALLTEAGHEVHGLDLSPRIIEAARAKVPGAKLHQGDAATPPWPPATFDVVLARHVLWALPAPATALQRWRTLFKPNGQLVPVEGHWSTGAGLTAEDCLALAGPGHLRRLTNPALWGREVTDERYLVLAR; translated from the coding sequence TTGCCACCCGCGCCCGCGGCAATCGCCGACCTGGGCTGCGACACCGGCAGCCTGACCGCGTTGCTCACCGAGGCAGGCCACGAGGTGCACGGCCTGGACCTGTCCCCCCGAATCATCGAAGCGGCCCGCGCGAAGGTGCCGGGCGCCAAGCTCCACCAGGGCGACGCCGCAACCCCACCGTGGCCCCCAGCCACGTTCGACGTGGTCCTCGCCCGGCACGTGCTGTGGGCCCTCCCCGCCCCGGCAACCGCACTCCAGCGGTGGCGCACCCTCTTCAAGCCCAACGGCCAACTGGTGCCGGTGGAAGGCCACTGGTCAACCGGCGCCGGGTTGACCGCGGAGGATTGCCTGGCACTGGCGGGCCCCGGCCATCTGCGGCGGCTGACGAACCCGGCGCTGTGGGGTCGCGAGGTGACGGACGAGCGGTACCTCGTACTGGCGCGGTAG